The Candidatus Poribacteria bacterium genome includes the window AGGCGGACGTTCGGGTTTCTCCCTCATCGCCTCCCTGCATTTCTCCAGCAGAAGCCTGCTGTTGTAGACGTTATAGAAGCTCTCCGGTTTCCCCGCAAATTCCCTCTGCAGCCGCTCTATGAGTCCAATGGCCTCCTTGTATCGCCCGAGCCTGTAAAGGAGCAGGGCGGATCTGTAGAGGGCGTCATCGAGCAGATCGCTTTCAGGGTAACCCGAGATCAGCCTGGAGTATTCCCTGAGCGCTTTCTCGGGTTGGTCGAGCATGGTGTTAAGGGTATCGGCTATGAGAAGCTGGGCCTTGGCTTTGAGAAGGGGATCGTCGCCGAGCTGGACGATCTCGCGGCAGACGCCTATCGCCTCGAGATATCTCCCCAGGCGGATGAGATCCTTGGCCTCATCGAGCTGCTCAGAGGAGGAGGCAAGGATGAGAAGGATAGCGATCAGGTTGATGAAGAACACGGTTTTTCCCCCTGTCGCCCACATACGGGGCAGGCGCAAGGGCCTGCCCCTACGGTCAGCGTGCCAAGATCGCCATCAGCTTCCTCAAGGCCAGAAGGGCGTCCGCGCCGGAGATCGGATCGTTAGGATGAAACTCCCCCGTCTTCACATCCGCGCTGAGTATTCCCCGGGTCGAGACGAGCAATATGGCATTGTAGCCGTAGCTTCCCGATGGCACGTCGGGGAAGGGCGATGGGCTGCCGACGAACCTGGTCTTCAGCTTCTCCTCGCCCGTCGTCGCGACGAGGATGTTCTGGACGGCCACGGCGAGGTCAACCCTTCTCATCGGATCGTCGGGACGGAACGTGTGGTCGGGGAACTGCATCATAACTCCCATCTCCACGACAGTTCGTATGTATTTCTCGGCCCAATGGCCGCCGATATCGACAAGGTCGGGGACGTTCCTCCGCGATTCGGGCTCCTCCTGCACTTTGCCCTGTACCATCAACCTATCCAGCTTCAGCTCCTCGATCAGCAGAGCACAGAAATCGGCCCTTGAGATGGTATCCTTGAGGCAGATCTCCTCACCGTGCTTGGTTCCCGGTGCAGCCCGTTTGATCTTATCCGCCTTCTCCCACATCCTATCGGCATCGGCGTGAGCCGGGTTCTTCTCCAGGGCCTGATAGAACCACCTCTCGGCGTCGTCGAACTTATGCTCCCGCATGTATGAGAGCCCCATGTAGTAGTAGGCGTCCGCGTAGTCGGGATTGACGTCGCGTGCCTTGAGGAATCTATCGCGGGCCGAGTTGGGCTTGCCCTGGGCGAGGTATACCCTCCCCATGCCGACATATGCCGGGGCATAGTGCTTGTCCTTCTTCGCGCTCTTCCGGAAGTACTCCATCGCCCCCTTTAGGTCGTTTTGAGCGAGTTTGACGAGCCCTATCCCCTCATACGCCGGGGCGTAATCCGGGTCGAGCCCTTTAGCGCGCTCGAAAGAGGCCAGGGCCTTTTCGAGATCGCCAGCTTTGAGATATCTCATCCCGATGTTGTAGTTATACTCCGGCGTATCCGTGACATCCGCAGGGGTTATGGTCGGCTTCTGTCCGCATCCCAGGACGGATGCCAACGTTAAAACGAGTGATGCTAATATGAAAAACCTGAACCTCATTGCCTTTGACCTCCTAATATTTGTCTCAAGGCATATTATGCCGGACAAATGTCCGCTGTCGGCAGATCGCCGTCCGCCGTCAGTTGGGTTATCCCGCTTATTGTGTTATTGCGTTCATTGAGCTTACAGAGTTGTGCGCTTTGCTTAACGCAAATAACGCAACGAACGCTCAACGCAATAGCAGATCGGGACCATGGACAGCGGACGTGACCCTTGACTCTCGACTGTCTTATATAGACAACGCAATTCGGAGGAGTTTATTTCACGATTTTCGGCACCGTCGTGAAGGTGCAGATCGTCTGGGCGATCAGGGATTTCGGGACGGGGATCAGACCCCGCAGTTTGACGCTCAGGCTTCTGGCGGACTCCTCCACCTCGGGGAACGGTTTACTTCGGGCCAGTTTGAGCTCCTCCTCGATGTCGGGGAACTGATGCGTGCTCGCGACCGCCAGGAGCGTCTCAGGGCCGAACGGCTCGGTCACGATGAGATCGAACCCGTAATCCCCCTCCGGTATCCGGTACACCTTGTCCCCCTTGACCCTGTTATCCGCGTGCCATCGGTTAGGGAAGATCAACCTGGGCTTCCCGCCCGCGGGGATATCGTAGATCTTGACGTAGCAGTCCATGTTCGCCCTGAACAGGATGAACAGCCTTTCCCCCGCGGCGTAGGTCCCCCCTTCGCCCCTGTCAACCCACACCTTCACCTTAAGGCCCTTCCCCTCATCCTCACTTTTCTCAGGTTTGAGGAGCTTCTCATCGCTCACCGCCTGATCGAACCTTTCGGGTTTTATCCGGACGTTTTCAGGGATGGATCTCATAGGGATGGAAGTCGAACAGGTGAACTTCCGCGTGGTGCCGACCTTCACCAGGCACGCGCTTACCCTGACGGTATCCCCCCAGATGGCATAGGAGCCGGTCAGGATTGCCTCCAACCCTTTCAACTTGCCGATCGGCGGCGCGGTCTCGGGATCGAAGAGATCGGAGAGCGAGAGGTCGAGCTCCTTAAGTATCCTGTCGAGTTCCCTTCTATCCAGCAGCTCGAAGGATTTCAACCCGCTTATCGCGTCCTCGAGTTGGCGTTGGAGGAAGTAGGCGAAGGCGCTTGCGAATTTGGTCTCACCGTAGGTGAAGTTCCCCACGGACACCCTCATCGGTCGGCCGCCTACGCCGGCCTTCTCCGAGAGATCGGCCACGAGCTTCTCGACAGCTCCCTCAAACTCATCCGATACCGCAGTTAAGGTCGAGATCAAGAGGAGAAACGGCAGAATAACGAAAATAACCTTTATCCTCATCCCCTCAGCCTCCTCAATCTAACGCTTTAATCCCACCTATACCTCCCGACCTTATCGGGGTTTCCGGTAGCGGTGAATATCAGTCGTCCCGTTTTCACGTTCAGGATATTTACCCTCACTCCGGAATCGGCTTTTTTGACGAGCACGATCGCCTGTGTTCCGAGCATTTTACCGATTCTCGCCACGGTGTCAAGGTCAAAGAGATCCGAGATCTCCAGGTTCAGGTTCTCCAATATACGGCTCAGCCTGTCGGGGTCATGCGCTATCACGTGGTATTGGGAGTCGGCTGACCGGACGAGCCCCATCTCGAACTGGCGTTCCGGCTCGGTCATCCCCTCCTTACCCCGGGGCAGAACGGTGATCCGCTTTATCCCCTCGGATCGGAGGAGCGATCTGACGGAGTTCCAGAACCGGAACTGTTCCATCTCCCCCTTTGAATCCATCGGATGCAGGCGGTCGAGGGGCAGCATATAATCCCGTTTCGGGTCTAAGCAGAGGATCTCCTCGTAGATTATCCGGCCCGTTTCGGCGTGGACGAGATGGAGGTAGAGCCTGATCTCGGCGGGCGGGAATTTGAAAAGCTCACCGCTGACGATGACCTGCGCTCCGAGGGCCTTCCCGAGCCTTGCGACCGTGCGCTGGTCGAACAGATCCGACATCTCGAAGGCGAAGTTTCTCATCAGGGCCTCGATCTCATCGGGGTCCCTCGTCAGCACTATGTATCGGTATCCGGAAAGCCCAATGAGGCCGGTTTCAATCCGCCTCTGATATCGACCTGGCTCGGCGATATCGGGCGGGGATTTAAACGGGAGGACGGCAATGCGTTCCACCTTCGCCTCCCTGAGCTTATCGTCTACCCTCTTCCAGAACTCGGCCTCATAGGCCCTGTATCTCCATGTATCCTCCGCCCCCCAGGCGAGGAGCGGAAGAAGCAGGAGAGGAAGAAGCAACAACCACGTTATCTTCCTCATGATCTATTCTCCCCATGTGTTTTCCCGTAAGGGCAGACCTGTGAATTCGTAGGGCGGCACTTTATGTGCCGCCGTAATATGGCAGGGGTGAAGGAACCGCCCTACGGGGTAACCACGGGGGGTTACCCCTACGATTCCGAATGGGACGATCGCGGGGAGATCACCCATACGCCTCACCGTAGGGGCAGGCCCCCGTGCCTGCCCGTGGGTATTACCGAGCGGTGGAATCGGCGGAGGGGATAACGGCCATGGGCAGGTTACCGTCATATCGCCCCGTCAATACCGGATGCTGAGCGTCCCCGGTCTCCCGCCTGACCTTCTCCCTCACATAATCGCCTATCTCCTTCAACGTCACCATGCCATCACCGTTCTCATCCGCCCTCCCTTTCAGCCCCTCAAGCAGACACCACGTGAAAACCCCATGTCCACCTCCCCATCGCTCATCCTCCATAGATCGCTCATTCTCTCCCGATGCGGTCAATACCGCCGTGCTCTTCGATATCATCCCCAACTGGTGCAGATACCTGTTTATCGGGTTCTCTCCCCTCAGCATCGCCACGACCTCCTTGCCCACCCCACCGCTGTGGCACGCGTCAGCTATCACCACGACCTTCTCAGCCGAGATATATCTCTCCAAAGCCGTCCGTATGTCCCACATTGGAAACGCCGTGGCTGACAGCTTCCTCACCTTAACGTCATACGGCAATAGATACAGGTTCTCCTCCCTCTGCGGGTCGGGCGCCCCATGTCCGGCGAAGAATATCACCACCATGTCCTCCTTCACAGACCTCCCCAGAAAGCTGAACAACGCTTCCTTCATCTTCTCGTACGTCGCATCCTCGTTCAAAAGCAACTTCACGTGGTCTTCGGGGAAGCCTCCTCCCTCCTCCGAGCGTAGGAACTCGTAAAACGCCGTCGCATCCGAATCCGCATATTTCAAGTTCAGATTCTCGTCCGAATACCGAGAAATCCCTATCACCACCGCCCACCTCTCTATCTCGCCCATCTCCGCTATCCCGCTCGTTATCCTGAACCTCAGCTCCCCTACGTTCCCTTTTCCGTCAACTGCGAGGATCACCACCTCCCTCTCCCCCGCTACCTGAAGCGTCCGCCGGAACTCCACCCCCCCGTCGATCTCCTCCGTCTGAGCCCTCTCGCCGTTCACCTCGACATACGCCACGCCCGACACATCCAAAGCCAGCCCTCTCACTCTGCACTCCCTCACCTTCGGCACCACGGCTATCCCCCTGCCCATCATCGTCGGCTCGATTATCACTATCCTCGGCCCCTCAGAATCCTCCTTCGCTATCTGGGGAAGCTGCTTCAGAACAACTCCGCTCGCCTTCCCCTCAACCTTCACCACCACTGGCTCCTCGTAGCTCACCTCCATGTAGATGTCAAGCG containing:
- a CDS encoding tetratricopeptide repeat protein is translated as MRFRFFILASLVLTLASVLGCGQKPTITPADVTDTPEYNYNIGMRYLKAGDLEKALASFERAKGLDPDYAPAYEGIGLVKLAQNDLKGAMEYFRKSAKKDKHYAPAYVGMGRVYLAQGKPNSARDRFLKARDVNPDYADAYYYMGLSYMREHKFDDAERWFYQALEKNPAHADADRMWEKADKIKRAAPGTKHGEEICLKDTISRADFCALLIEELKLDRLMVQGKVQEEPESRRNVPDLVDIGGHWAEKYIRTVVEMGVMMQFPDHTFRPDDPMRRVDLAVAVQNILVATTGEEKLKTRFVGSPSPFPDVPSGSYGYNAILLVSTRGILSADVKTGEFHPNDPISGADALLALRKLMAILAR
- a CDS encoding DUF4384 domain-containing protein, with product MRIKVIFVILPFLLLISTLTAVSDEFEGAVEKLVADLSEKAGVGGRPMRVSVGNFTYGETKFASAFAYFLQRQLEDAISGLKSFELLDRRELDRILKELDLSLSDLFDPETAPPIGKLKGLEAILTGSYAIWGDTVRVSACLVKVGTTRKFTCSTSIPMRSIPENVRIKPERFDQAVSDEKLLKPEKSEDEGKGLKVKVWVDRGEGGTYAAGERLFILFRANMDCYVKIYDIPAGGKPRLIFPNRWHADNRVKGDKVYRIPEGDYGFDLIVTEPFGPETLLAVASTHQFPDIEEELKLARSKPFPEVEESARSLSVKLRGLIPVPKSLIAQTICTFTTVPKIVK